The Euphorbia lathyris chromosome 2, ddEupLath1.1, whole genome shotgun sequence genome includes a window with the following:
- the LOC136218430 gene encoding cytochrome P450 704B1, with protein sequence MNSHKKQLGSMGEDSGYNMGMWIIGCAIVSWIFAHRWNQRNNKGPKTWPLFGAAIEQLVNYDRMHDWLVNYLSHLKTVVVPMPFTTYTYIADPANVEHVLKTNFPNYPKGETYHSYMEVLLGDGIFNVDGELWRKQRKTASFEFASKNLRDFSTIVFREYTLKLSSILSHASFQNQDIEMQALLMRMTLDSICKVGFGVEIGSLAPNLPENCFAQAFDIANIIVTLRFIDPLWKIKKFLNVGSEALLDKSIKTIDDFTYSVIRTRKAEVEEARKIGNNSNKVKHDILSRFIELGEDPENNMTEKSLRDVVLNFVIAGRDTTATTLSWAIYMIMTHNDVAEKLYAELKTLEEDRAKEENVSLLQSNLDDPESFTQRLMQYAGLLTYDSLSKLYYLHAVITETLRLYPAVPQDPKGIVEDDILPDGTKVKAGGMVTYVPYSMGRMEYNWGPDAASFKPERWLKDGCFQNASPFKFTAFQAGPRICLGKDSAYLQMKMTLAILCRFFTFKLLPNHPVKYRMMTTLSMAHGLKLRVARRS encoded by the exons ATGAATTCACATAAGAAACAATTAGGATCAATGGGAGAGGATTCAGGGTACAATATGGGAATGTGGATAATAGGTTGTGCGATTGTGTCATGGATATTTGCCCATAGATGGAATCAGAGAAACAACAAAGGACCAAAAACATGGCCACTTTTTGGTGCAGCAATTGAGCAGCTTGTCAATTATGATAGAATGCACGATTGGCTTGTTAATTATCTATCTCACTTGAAAACTGTTGTCGTCCCTATGCCATTCACAACATACACTTACATCGCAGATCCTGCTAATGTTGAGCATGTCCTTAAGACCAACTTCCCCAATTATCCTAAG GGTGAGACATACCACTCATATATGGAAGTGCTACTTGGAGATGGCATATTTAATGTAGATGGTGAACTATGGAGGAAACAAAGAAAGACAGCTAGTTTTGAGTTTGCATCCAAGAATTTGAGGGACTTCAGCACCATAGTTTTCAGGGAATATACCTTGAAGCTCTCATCTATCCTTAGTCATGCATCTTTCCAGAATCAAGATATAGAAATGCAG GCACTGCTCATGAGAATGACTTTGGATTCCATATGCAAAGTTGGTTTTGGAGTAGAAATAGGATCATTGGCTCCCAATCTTCCTGAAAATTGCTTTGCTCAGGCTTTTGATATTGCAAATATCATCGTCACACTTCGATTCATTGATCCCTTATGGAAAATAAAGAAATTCCTCAATGTGGGATCAGAAGCTCTACTTGACAAGAGCATTAAAACCATTGATGATTTCACCTACTCTGTCATTCGCACAAGGAAAGCAGAAGTAGAAGAAGCTCGAAAGATAGGCAATAACAGCAACAAG gTAAAACATGACATATTATCAAGGTTCATTGAGTTAGGTGAAGACCCGGAAAACAATATGACAGAGAAAAGTCTCAGAGATGTTGTGCTCAACTTTGTAATAGCTGGTCGAGACACAACAGCAACAACTTTATCGTGGGCAATATACATGATAATGACACATAATGACGTTGCTGAGAAGCTCTATGCTGAACTGAAAACTCTCGAAGAAGATAGGGCAAAGGAAGAGAACGTTTCGCTGCTTCAATCTAACTTGGATGATCCTGAATCGTTTACTCAAAGACTAATGCAATATGCTGGTCTTTTGACTTATGATTCATTGAGCAAATTATATTATCTGCATGCAGTAATAACAGAAACACTTCGGTTGTACCCAGCAGTTCCTCAG GACCCAAAGGGGATCGTGGAGGATGATATATTACCTGATGGAACCAAAGTGAAGGCAGGAGGAATGGTAACTTATGTTCCATATTCAATGGGAAGAATGGAATATAACTGGGGACCCGATGCAGCTTCATTTAAGCCTGAGAGATGGCTCAAAGATGGTTGCTTTCAGAATGCATCGCCGTTCAAGTTCACTGCATTTCAA GCTGGACCGAGGATATGCCTTGGTAAAGACTCTGCATATCTCCAGATGAAGATGACACTCGCCATACTCTGTAGATTCTTCACATTCAAGCTGTTGCCAAATCATCCAGTGAAATACAGGATGATGACAACTCTATCAATGGCACATGGCTTGAAGCTCAGAGTAGCCAGGCGATCATAA